One genomic segment of Sebastes fasciatus isolate fSebFas1 chromosome 17, fSebFas1.pri, whole genome shotgun sequence includes these proteins:
- the LOC141754122 gene encoding uncharacterized protein LOC141754122 isoform X1 has translation MEPEDTDVRADPQVVRRRPPREVRPPPHLSDYAVDYRPMTEPRQTHLTQEDVLSADVLQLLVVKEEVPPEQEWSSSLDQEDPEPPHIKEEQEDHWTSQEGEQLQGLEEADIIKFTFTPVAVKSEDDEEKPQSLELHQRQTEQMETEADGEDCGGPEPVRNSDPDRHSDPDTEDETEESSEPETDNSDDWKETREPQSGLNSLNNDEVPVSDSRCSAGEKPFSCSVCGKMFCFKHHLKRHMQSHTGEEPFSCSVCKKYFTQSGYLQKHMRIHTGAKPFSCSVCKKYFTQRINLQRHMRIHTGEKPFSCSVCKKSFTQSGNLQTHMGIHTRETPFTCSGCGKRFGNKANLKIHMRTHTGEFSCIVCGKQFSRKNYLVSHMNIHSGENERLSCSVCDKTWYNSLKTHKCVGRQASQLHQSQTEQIKTEADGEYSGGPDSLNINEVPVNDERCNSCENPLSCSECGKIFGFKGHLKRHMRSHTGEKPFSCSVCMKSFAESCSLQKHMKIHTGEKPFSCSVCKKYFTQSGSVQRHMRTHTGEKPFSCSVCMKSFAESGSLKKHMKIHRGETIQLLSV, from the exons ATGGAGCCTGAGGATACCGATGTCAGAGCCGATCCACAAGTTGTACGCCGGAGACCTCCCAGGGAGGTTAGACCTCCACCACACCTGTCTGATTATGCTGTTGACTACCGCCCCATGACCGAGCCGCGACAAACACACCTGACCCAAGAAGACG TGCTTTCTGCAGACGTCCTGCAGCTGTTGGTGGTTAAAGAAGAGGTTCCCCCTGAGCAGGAGTGgagctccagtctggaccaggaggacccagagcccccacacattaaagaggaacaggaggatcACTGGAcaagtcaggagggagagcagcttcaagggctggaggaggctgatatCATCAAGTTCACATTCACTCCTGTTgctgtgaagagtgaagatgatgaagaaaaaCCTCAGTCCTTAGAGCTTcatcaaagacaaactgaacagatggaaacagaagctgatggagaggactgtggaggaccagaaccagtCAGGAACTCAGATCCAGATAGACATTCAGATCCAGATACTGAAGATGAGACTGAAGAATCTTCTGAACCTGAGACTGATAACAGTGATGATTGGAAGGAGACAAGAGAACCTCAGTCAGGTTTAAACTCTCTGAATAATGATGAAGTTCCTGTCAGTGATTCCAGATGTAGTGCTGGTGAGAAACCATTTAGCTGCTCTGTGTGTGGGAAAATGTTTTGCTTCAAGCACCATCTGAAGAGACATATGCAATCTCATACAGGAGAggaacctttcagctgctcagtctgTAAGAAATATTTTACACAGAGTGgatatttacagaaacacatgagaatccacacaggagcgaaacctttcagctgctcagtttgcAAGAAATATTTTACGCAGAGAATAAATttacagagacacatgagaatccatacaggagagaaacctttcagctgctcagtttgcAAGAAATCTTTCACACAGAGTGGAAATTTACAGACTCACATGGGAATCCACACAAGAGAGACACCATTCACCTGCTCTGGGTGTGGGAAAAGATTTGGCAACAAGGCAAATCTGAAGATACATATGAGAACTCACACAGGAGAATTTAGTTGCATAGTTTGTGGTAAACAATTCTCGCGCAAGAACTACTTAGTTTCTCACATGAACATCCATTCAGGAGAGAATGAACGATTGAGCTGCAGTGTTTGTGACAAAACATGGTACAACAGCCTCAAAACACATAAATGTGTTGGTCGTCAGgcctcacagcttcatcagagtcaaactgaacagataaaaacagaagctgatggTGAGTACTCTGGAGGACCAGACTCTTTGAATATTAATGAAGTCCCTGTCAATGATGAGAGATGTAATTCTTGTGAGAATCCATTAAGCTGCTCAGAGTGTGGGAAAATATTTGGCTTCAAGGGACATctgaagagacacatgagaTCTCATACAGGAGAGAAGCCTTTCAGCTGCTCTGTTTGTATGAAATCTTTTGCAGAGAGTTGtagtttacagaaacacatgaaaatccacacaggagagaaacctttcagttgCTCAGTTTGTAAGAAATATTTCACGCAGAGTGGAAGTGtacagagacacatgagaactcatacaggagagaaacctttcagctgctcagtttgtatGAAATCTTTTGCAGAGAGTGGATCTCTAAAGAAACATATGAAAATCCACAGAGGAGAAACCATTCAACTGCTCAGTGTGTGA
- the LOC141754146 gene encoding uncharacterized protein LOC141754146 — protein MDQRKLLDVVLKADMELRREADVHQLLVVKEEVPPEQQEWSSNLDQEDPELPHIKEEQEELWTSQEGEQLQGLEEADITKFPFTPVPVKSEEDEKNPQSSQLHQRQTEQMDTEADGEDWGGPEPARNSDPEPDTVDKTGDSSETDVGDDGWTDTREPQSGLNSVINNVSNTDKESFICSECGKTFGHKTNLRRHMRCHTREKPFSCSFCNKSFNRREHLIAHMRCHSGEKPFSCSVCDTAFSHGWSLEKHMRVHTGEKPFSCSLCSKRFRQRSDLVAHFRIHTGEKPFSCSVCNMSFTQRHTLVQHMRTHTGVKPFVCPVCGKTFSRKGHLTRHLTAHTGEKPFSCSDCDKSFTWQSQLKRHECAGESSGATT, from the exons ATGGATCAACGGAAGCTGCTGGATGTGGTTTTAAAGGCCGACATGGAGCTGCGCAGAGAAGCAG ACGTCCATCAGCTGTTGGTGGTTAAAGAAGAGGTTCCCCCTGAGCAGCAGGAGTGGAGCTCCAATCTGGACCAGGAGGACCCAGAGCtcccacacattaaagaggaacaggaggaactctggaccagtcaggagggagagcagcttcaagggctggaggaggctgatatCACCAAGTTCCCATTCACTCCTGTCCCTGTGAAAAGTGAAGAAGATGAAAAGAATCCTcagtcctcacagcttcatcaaagacaaactgaacagatggatacagaagctgatggagaggactggggaggaccagaaccagccaggaACTCAGATCCAGAACCAGATACTGTTGACAAGACAGGAGACTCATCTGAGACTGATGTCGGTGATGATGGTTGGACCGACACCAGAGAACCTCAGTCAGGTTTAAACTCTGTGATAAATAATGTAAGTAATACTGACAAGGAATCATTTATCTGCTCTGAGTGTGGAAAAACATTTGGCCACAAGACAAATCTGAGAAGACACATGAGATGTCACACGAGAGAGAAACCATTCAGCTGCtcattttgcaataaaagtTTCAATCGGAGGGAACACTTGATTGCTCACATGAGATGTCActcaggagagaaacctttcagctgctcagtttgtgaCACAGCTTTCAGTCATGGTTGGTCATTGGAGAAGCACATGAGAGTCCACACCGGGGAGAAACCATTTAGTTGCTCTCTTTGCAGTAAACGCTTCAGGCAGCGCTCTGATTTGGTGGCACACTTCAGAATTCATACAGGAGAAAAACCTTTTTCCTGCTCAGTTTGTAACATGAGTTTCACTCAGCGTCATACTTTGGTTCagcacatgagaacccacacggGGGTGAAACCTTTTGTCTGCCCAGTTTGTGGGAAGACTTTCTCACGGAAGGGACACCTGACGAGACACCTGACGGCTCACACCGGGGAGAAACCGTTCAGCTGCAGTGATTGTGACAAAAGCTTCACTTGGCAGTCACAGTTGAAAAGACATGAGTGTGCTGGTGAGAGCAGCGGAGCGACAACTTAA
- the LOC141754922 gene encoding uncharacterized protein LOC141754922, whose amino-acid sequence MCAVQLLRVSVHERIGAAAEDVLLRVGKGEEAAEIPALRALLTERLTAAAEEIVGLFEETVAEYEDRAERSEREICRQRRLLDAVLKPQVKLTRADVQQLLLVKEEALLEQQRWSSSLDQEDPQPPHIKEEQKELWTSQEGEQLQGLEEADITKFTFTSVHVKSEDDEEKPQSSQLHQRQTEQMETEADGEDCGGPEPARNSDPDRHPEPDTVDKTGDSSEPETDNSDEWEETREPQSGLNSLNNDEVPVSDFRCGCGEKPFGCSECDKRFGTKTHLKEHMRIHTGEKPFSCTVCGKRFSRKGHLTQHMPVHTGEKRFSCSVCNRRFAWRYQVKMHKCVGHQSSQPHQTQTEENREAEPPASSSTEHMKTEADREDCGGPEPARNSDPDRHPEPDTVQQLLVSQEEVPPEQQVCSSSVDQEDPEPPHIKEEQEELWTSQEGEQLQGLEEADTTKFTFTPVPVKSEHDEEKPQSSKLHQRQTEQMETEADGEECGGPEPARNSDPDRHPEPDTDGKTGDSSEPETEHTDDWKETREPQSGLNSLKNDEIPVVDSRCSAGEKPFSCSECGKRFGLSGTLKRHMRSHKGEKPFSCSVCKNSFARRETLRTHMRIHTGEKPFTCSVCAKSFLRKAHLKRHMMIHTGEKPFNCSVCGKSFTQAGSLRQHISIHTGDKRYSCSICDRRFPWYSSLKHHHCIALQSSYSFSDRLLHPRSTISGYEKEMDQRKLLDVVLKADMELRREADVQQLLVVKEEQEEWSSSLDQEDQEPPYIKEEQEKLWTSQEGEQLQGLEEADITKFPFTPVSVKSEDDEEEPQSSQFHQRQTEQMETEADGEDCGGPEPAKNSDPDRHLQTDKVPVSDLRCRFSCSECGKRFGTKGTLREHMRTHTGEKPFSCSVCKKSFTQRGSLGKHMRIHTGEKSFRCSVCKKAFTGSRDLQEHKRTHTVEKPFSCSACGKAFIKSGDLKKHMRTHTVEKSFSCSVCKESFSQSGDLRRHKRTHTVEKPFSCSACGKAFSESGNLKGHIKTTGEKSCSVCDQRFSWLGDFQQLLMSQEEVPPERQEWSSSLDQEDPEPPHIKEEQEELWISQEGEQLQGLEEADIIKFPFSPVSVKSEDDDEEKPQSSQLHQRQTEQMETEADGEDCGGPEPARNSDPDRHPEPDTDDKTDSSSEPDDSVDIEFWKNTRKHQPGFTYQRNKKVSVNDGYNTGDKPFSCSDDKAETEPKTDDCVDARDFSKQIRQPQSGPNHLNTEEVSVSDTGCNTDKKPFSSSEDGHTLLTHKKSPTGEKPFGCSVCGQTFAKHESLSSHMTCHSGEKPFRCSVCNTGFSDSEALVQHMRIHTRQTQFSCRICGEEFAWRRYLTKHMEVHKIYRCNVCDQSFAWYYQLKYHKCVGRQPSQLHQTETEENREAEPPASSSTEQMKTEADGEDCGGPEPARNSDPDTVDKTGDCSEPETDDSEDWKEPREPQSGLNSLNNDEVPVSDERCNAGEKPFSCCFCGKRFFQKENLKKHIRIHTGEKPFSCSVCGKQFGVNGNLKRHMRTHTGEKPFSCSVCKRSFAERTYLKKHMRIHRGETIELLSV is encoded by the exons ATGTGCGCCGTGCAGCTGCTGCGGGTGTCGGTACATGAGCGGATCGGCGCCGCCGCTGAAGACGTTCTGCTGCGGGTGGGAAAAGGAGAAGAAGCGGCTGAAATCCCGGCGCTGAGAGCGCTGCTCACCGAGCGGCTAACGGCGGCTGCGGAGGAGATTGTCGGTCTGTTTGAGGAAACCGTGGCGGAGTACGAAGACAGAGCTGAGCGGTCAGAGCGGGAGATCTGCCGCCAGAGGAGGCTGCTCGATGCCGTGCTGAAGCCCCAAGTCAAGCTGACCAGAGCAG ACGTCCAGCAGCTGTTGCTGGTTAAAGAAGAGGCTCTCCTTGAGCAGCAGAGGTGgagctccagtctggaccaggaggacccacagcccccacacattaaagaggaacagaaggaactctggaccagtcaggagggagagcagcttcaagggctggaggaggctgatatCACCAAGTTCACATTCACTTCTGTCCATGTGAAGAGcgaagatgatgaagagaaacctcagtcctcacagcttcatcaaagacaaactgaacagatggaaacagaagctgatggagaggactgtggaggaccagaaccagccaggaACTCAGATCCAGATAGACATCCAGAACCAGATACTGTTGACAAAACTGGAGACTCTTCTGAACCTGAGACTGATAACAGTGATGAATGGGAGGAGACCAGAGAACCTCAGTCAGGTTTAAACTCTCTGAATAATGATGAAGTTCCTGTCAGTGATTTTAGATGCGGATGTGGTGAGAAACCATTTGGCTGCTCTGAGTGTGATAAAAGATTTGGAACCAAAACACATTTGAAGGAACACATGAGAATTCATACAGGGGAGAAACCATTTAGTTGCACAGTTTGTGGTAAAAGATTTTCAAGAAAGGGACATTTGACACAACACATGCCggtccacacaggagagaaaagatTCAGCTGCAGTGTTTGTAACAGAAGATTTGCCTGGCGTTATCAGGTCAAAATGCATAAATGTGTTGGTCATCAGTCCTCACAGCCTCACCAAACTCAAActgaggagaacagagaggcagagcctccagccagcagctcaactgaacacatgaaaacagaagctgatagagaggactgtggaggaccagaaccagccaggaACTCAGATCCAGATAGACATCCAGAACCAGATACTGTCCAGCAGCTGTTGGTGAGTCAAGAAGAGGTTCCCCCTGAGCAGCAGGTGTGTAGCTCCAGTGTGGACCAGGAGGACCCAGAGCccccacacattaaagaggaacaggaggaactctggaccagtcaggagggagagcagcttcaagggctggaggaggctgataCCACCAAGTTCACATTCACTCCTGTCCCTGTGAAGAGTGAACATGACGAAGAGAAACCTCAGTCCTCAAAGCTTcatcaaagacaaactgaacagatggaaacagaagctgatggagaggagtgtggaggaccagaaccagccaggaACTCAGATCCCGATAGACATCCAGAACCAGATACTGATGGCAAGACTGGAGACTCTTCTGAACCTGAGACTGAACACACGGATGATTGGAAGGAGACCAGAGAACCTCAGTCAGGTTTAAACTCCTTGAAAAATGATGAAATTCCTGTTGTTGATTCCAGATGTAGTGCTGGCGAGAAACCATTTAGCTGCTCTGAGTGTGGTAAAAGATTTGGCCTCAGTGGAACTctgaagagacacatgagaTCTCATaaaggagagaaacctttcagctgctcagtttgtaagaACTCTTTTGCACGGAGAGAAACTTTACGGAcacacatgagaatccacacaggagagaaaccattCACTTGCTCAGTTTGTGCTAAAAGCTTTTTGCGCAAGGCACATCTGAAGAGACACATGATGATtcatacaggagagaaaccttttaATTGCTCAGTGTGTGGTAAAAGTTTCACACAAGCAGGAAGTCTGAGACAACACATAAGCatccacacaggagacaaaCGATACAGCTGCAGCATTTGTGACAGAAGATTCCCCTGGTACTCCAGCCTCAAACACCATCATTGTATTGCTCTTCAGTCTTCATA CTCCTTCAGTGACCGGCTGCTTCACccgcg ATCAACAATATCCGGATATGAAAAGGAGATGGATCAACGAAAGCTGCTGGATGTGGTTTTAAAGGCCGACATGGAGCTGCGGAGAGAAGCAG ACGTCCAGCAGCTGTTGGTTGTAaaagaagagcaggaggagtggagctccagtctggaccaggaGGACCAAGAGCCCCCATACAttaaagaggagcaggagaaactctggaccagtcaggagggagagcagcttcaagggctggaggaggctgatatCACCAAGTTCCCATTCACTCCTGTctctgtgaagagtgaagatgatgaagaggaaccACAGTCCTCACAGTTTcatcaaagacaaactgaacagatggaaacagaagctgatggagaggactgtggaggaccagaaccagccaaGAACTCAGATCCAGATAGACATTTACAAACAGATAAAGTCCCTGTCAGTGATTTGAGATGTAGattcagctgctctgagtgtggTAAAAGATTTGGCACAAAGGGAACTCTGAGGGAacacatgagaactcatacaggagagaaacctttcagttgCTCAGTTTGTAAGAAATCTTTTACACAGAGAGGAAGTTTAGGGAaacacatgagaatccacacaggagagaaatcATTCAGGTGCTCAGTTTGTAAGAAAGCTTTTACAGGGAGCCGAGATTTACAGGAACACAAGAGAACTCACACAGTAGAGAAACCATTCAGCTGCTCAGCTTGTGGCAAAGCTTTCATTAAAAGTGGAGATCTGAAGAAacacatgagaactcatacaGTAGAAAAatctttcagctgctcagtttgtaagGAATCTTTCTCACAGAGTGGAGATTTAAGGAGACACAAGAGAACTCACACAGTAGAGAAACCATTCAGCTGTTCAGCTTGTGGTAAAGCTTTCAGTGAAAGTGGAAATCTGAAGGGACACATTAAAACTACAGGAGAGAAAAGCTGCAGCGTTTGTGACCAAAGATTCTCTTGgcttggag ATTTCCAGCAGCTGTTGATGAGTCAAGAAGAGGTTCCACCTGAGCGGCAGGAGTGGAgttccagtctggaccaagaggacccagagcccccacacattaaagaggaacaggaggagctCTGGatcagtcaggagggagagcagcttcaagggCTGGAGGAGGCGGATATCATCAAGTTCCCATTCTCTCCTGTctctgtgaagagtgaagatgatgatgaagagaaacctcagtcctcacagcttcatcaaagacaaactgaacagatggaaacagaagctgatggagaggactgtggaggaccagaaccagccaggaACTCTGATCCAGATAGACATCCAGAACCTGATACTGATGACAAGACTGATTCGTCTTCTGAACCTGATGACAGTGTTGACATTGAGTTTTGGAAAAACACCAGGAAGCATCAGCCAGGGTTCACTTACCAGAGGAATAAAAAAGTCTCTGTAAATGACGGATATAATACTGGTGATAAAccattcagctgctctgatgACAAGGCTGAAACTGAACCCAAGACTGATGACTGTGTTGATGCCAGAGATTTTAGCAAACAGATCAGGCAACCTCAATCAGGTCCAAACCATCTGAACACTGAGGAAGTCTCTGTCAGTGATACAGGATGTAACACTGACAAGAAACCATTCAGCTCCTCTGAAGACGGTCACACTCTGCTGACACACAAGAAATCTCccacaggagagaaaccattTGGTTGTTCAGTTTGTGGTCAAACATTTGCCAAGCATGAAAGCTTAAGTTCTCATATGACATGTCACAGCGGAGAGAAACCTTTCCGCTGTTCAGTGTGTAACACAGGTTTCAGCGACAGCGAGGCTTTAGTTCAACACATGAGGATCCACACGAGACAAACACAGTTTAGTTGCCGAATTTGTGGTGAAGAATTTGCATGGAGAAGATATCTGACAAAACACATGGAAGTCCACAAAATCTACAGATGCAACGTTTGTGACCAAAGTTTTGCTTGGTATTATCAGTTGAAATACCATAAATGTGTTGGTCGTCAGCCCTCACAGCTCCATCAAACTGAAActgaggagaacagagaggcagagcctccagccagcagctcaactgaacagatgaaaacagaagctgatggagaggactgtggaggaccagaaccagccaggaACTCTGATCCAGATACTGTTGACAAGACTGGAGATTGTTCTGAACCTGAGACTGATGATAGTGAGGATTGGAAGGAGCCCAGAGAACCTCAGTCAGGTTTAAACTCTCTGAATAATGATGAAGTTCCTGTCAGTGATGAGAGATGTAATGCTGGTGAGAAACCATTTAGCTGCTGTTTTTGCGGGAAAAGATTCTTCCAAAAGGAAAATCTGAAGAAACACATaagaatccacacaggagagaaaccctTCAGCTGTTCAGTTTGTGGGAAACAATTCGGTGTCAATGGAAATctgaagagacacatgagaacccacacaggagagaaacctttcagctgctcagtctgTAAGAGATCTTTTGCAGAGAGAACATATTTAAAGAAACATATGAGAATTCATAGAGGAGAAACCATTGAACTGCTCAGTGTGTGA